The Acidobacteriota bacterium genome has a segment encoding these proteins:
- a CDS encoding beta-lactamase family protein yields the protein MSAEKLAQIDAIVNGDIANKKMPGAVVIVGRKGKIVYRKAFGNRSLVPTVEPMTIDTIFDVASLTKPVATATSIMILVEQGKLRLSDTIGKYITDIDDPEAKKVTILQLLTHTSGYRPDFDLGEKWTGRDGMLAALKKEKLRAAPGTRFVYSDIGFIVLGEIVFRVSENEVDQFAAASLLKPSALENSSFMRFPESGWRGTLTRIAPTENIRGQNSYLGSKFEGDAHTGNKILRGVVHDPTAFRMGGVAGHAGLFSTADDLARYAQMILNGGMACLRVSRA from the coding sequence ATGAGCGCTGAGAAGCTGGCTCAGATCGATGCGATCGTCAACGGCGATATTGCTAATAAGAAAATGCCGGGTGCGGTCGTGATAGTCGGGCGAAAGGGCAAGATCGTTTATCGGAAGGCGTTCGGGAACCGCTCGCTGGTACCGACCGTTGAGCCGATGACCATCGATACGATCTTTGACGTCGCTTCGCTGACAAAGCCGGTCGCAACCGCTACGTCGATAATGATCCTCGTCGAGCAAGGCAAGCTCCGGCTCAGCGACACCATCGGAAAATACATCACCGACATTGATGACCCCGAAGCGAAAAAGGTCACGATCCTGCAGCTTCTCACACACACCTCCGGCTACCGCCCCGATTTCGACCTCGGCGAAAAATGGACCGGCCGCGACGGAATGCTAGCCGCACTAAAGAAAGAAAAGTTGCGAGCCGCTCCGGGGACAAGATTTGTTTATTCGGATATTGGGTTCATTGTGCTGGGGGAAATTGTTTTTCGTGTCTCAGAGAACGAAGTGGATCAGTTCGCCGCTGCCTCGTTGCTAAAGCCATCCGCGCTCGAGAATTCATCTTTCATGCGATTCCCAGAATCGGGCTGGCGAGGAACGCTGACGAGGATCGCGCCCACCGAAAACATCCGCGGCCAAAATAGCTATCTTGGCTCGAAGTTCGAGGGAGATGCTCACACGGGCAATAAAATACTTCGCGGTGTGGTACATGATCCAACCGCCTTCCGAATGGGCGGTGTAGCTGGACATGCCGGGCTTTTTTCGACGGCGGATGATCTTGCTCGATATGCGCAGATGATTTTGAACGGCGGAATGGCGTGCCTGCGCGTCAGCAGGGCCTAA
- a CDS encoding LysR family transcriptional regulator, whose amino-acid sequence MEIRQLKAFLAIAEAKTFTAGARRVNVTQAAISMQIRQLEEEVGLQLFTRTPRRVILTEAGEHLLERARKILREHDAAVAEIAEIAGSEHGRLRIGSASGTFAMNQLPVILQDIRRKYPNSELTVTAGTSSRLVDRILHGEIDTAFVSLPVDNLSISTESLFSDEIVAVAWPGHPLAKEKYISAATLAGENLILGERGGNTRRMIDEFFAAANVRPNITMELSRQEAINRMVEIGMGVGIAGVKSVAKEIKDGRLVSWFIEGAEIKWELGLARLRGGHYSPIAKEFVRLCKASFAEREKELKAKR is encoded by the coding sequence ATGGAGATCAGACAACTAAAAGCATTTTTGGCGATCGCCGAGGCAAAGACCTTTACGGCCGGAGCCCGGCGCGTGAACGTTACGCAGGCGGCCATCTCAATGCAGATACGCCAGCTTGAGGAAGAGGTCGGGCTGCAGCTCTTTACGCGGACGCCGCGGCGGGTGATCCTGACGGAAGCGGGCGAGCACCTGCTCGAGCGTGCCCGAAAGATACTCCGCGAGCACGACGCCGCCGTCGCCGAAATAGCCGAGATCGCCGGGAGCGAGCACGGCCGGCTGCGGATCGGCTCGGCCTCGGGCACCTTTGCGATGAACCAGCTCCCGGTCATCCTCCAGGACATCAGGCGAAAGTATCCAAACTCGGAGCTGACCGTAACGGCCGGAACGAGCTCGCGGCTGGTCGACCGCATCTTACACGGCGAGATAGACACGGCCTTTGTCTCGCTGCCGGTCGATAACCTGAGCATTAGCACCGAATCGCTTTTCTCGGACGAGATCGTTGCCGTCGCCTGGCCGGGGCATCCGCTAGCAAAGGAGAAATACATCTCGGCGGCGACGCTCGCGGGCGAGAACCTGATACTCGGCGAACGCGGCGGAAACACGCGGCGGATGATAGATGAATTCTTTGCCGCGGCAAACGTCCGGCCAAACATTACGATGGAGCTTTCACGCCAGGAAGCGATCAACCGGATGGTCGAGATCGGGATGGGCGTCGGGATCGCGGGTGTGAAATCGGTCGCGAAGGAGATAAAGGACGGCAGGCTGGTCTCGTGGTTCATCGAGGGCGCGGAGATCAAGTGGGAGCTCGGGCTCGCACGCTTGAGAGGCGGGCACTACTCGCCGATAGCGAAAGAATTTGTAAGGCTCTGCAAGGCGAGCTTCGCCGAGCGGGAGAAGGAGCTAAAGGCGAAGCGGTAG
- a CDS encoding energy transducer TonB — MKIFPQILIFIFVLAFALFGQVDPNAEVKWSILEPGGDAFSVETPSAMTVNRMKIDSKRTTLLYAGGLERRYFFVAVDFPGSEGFFSVVERLIEEYANAEPGPIVEGATSEYQFKGLDNFYHHIIQTKTSAKIYTFHALSPKENDPMVTRFVHSAKIAGKDLLPPLESAAQLRQEAEVPKVDNGSTNSSSATAATTNPSGSGSGSGSGSGNAQTSIGPSVKQNASHAAKVEDKPFRIRATPRPEYTRFAKAYFLSGVVVVRATFMLGGTVENVVVVRGLPFGLTDEAIKAARQIKFDPPTRNGQPVTISRPIEYNFVVY, encoded by the coding sequence ATGAAAATCTTTCCACAGATCCTTATTTTTATATTTGTTCTGGCCTTCGCTTTGTTCGGCCAGGTTGACCCAAATGCTGAAGTTAAGTGGTCGATCCTAGAACCGGGCGGCGACGCGTTTTCGGTCGAGACTCCGTCTGCCATGACCGTTAATCGGATGAAGATCGACAGCAAGCGAACGACCCTACTTTACGCGGGTGGACTTGAAAGACGCTACTTTTTCGTGGCTGTCGATTTTCCCGGTTCCGAAGGATTCTTCAGTGTCGTCGAACGCTTGATCGAGGAGTACGCTAACGCTGAGCCCGGTCCAATCGTTGAGGGAGCTACCAGCGAGTATCAATTCAAGGGGCTGGACAACTTTTACCATCACATAATCCAGACCAAAACGTCGGCGAAAATCTACACTTTTCACGCCTTGAGCCCGAAAGAGAACGACCCGATGGTCACCCGGTTCGTTCACTCCGCGAAGATCGCCGGTAAAGACCTCTTGCCACCTCTGGAATCGGCCGCACAATTGAGACAGGAAGCGGAGGTGCCGAAGGTCGATAACGGATCCACGAATTCTTCTTCGGCCACCGCGGCTACAACGAACCCTTCAGGCAGCGGATCGGGTAGCGGGTCGGGATCCGGAAACGCACAAACGTCCATCGGACCGAGCGTCAAGCAGAACGCATCACATGCAGCCAAGGTTGAAGACAAGCCTTTCCGTATCAGGGCTACGCCGAGGCCCGAATATACGCGTTTTGCTAAAGCGTATTTTTTGAGCGGTGTCGTAGTGGTCCGGGCAACGTTTATGTTGGGCGGAACAGTCGAGAATGTCGTTGTCGTCCGCGGTTTGCCTTTCGGCTTAACGGACGAAGCGATCAAAGCAGCAAGACAGATAAAGTTCGATCCGCCGACGAGAAACGGTCAACCAGTTACTATCTCGCGTCCTATTGAATACAATTTCGTTGTTTATTGA
- the murQ gene encoding N-acetylmuramic acid 6-phosphate etherase, producing the protein MLPVTEQENPRTAGIDGVSTLDALRLINDEDKLVALAVERVLPQIAEAVDRIVERMKAGGRLFYIGTGTSGRLGVLDASEIPPTYGVSYDLVQGIIAGGWDALYKASEASEDDREAGIRDIEKRGVTGKDALVGIAASGRTPYTIGAVEHARAMGCFTACIVCTPDSAIEKAAEVAIVPVVGPEAITGSTRMKAGTAQKMVLNMISTAAMIRLGYVRGNRMTNVKPSNEKLRDRSLRILMAETGLDEEAAASLMDSAGGDLRVALVMKKASVDREVAEGLLKRSDYVVDRALGRLPVVHE; encoded by the coding sequence ATGCTTCCGGTAACCGAACAAGAGAATCCGCGAACGGCCGGCATCGACGGGGTTTCTACGCTTGATGCTCTGCGGCTGATCAATGACGAGGACAAGCTCGTCGCACTTGCGGTCGAGCGTGTGCTGCCGCAGATCGCCGAAGCGGTCGATCGCATCGTCGAGCGGATGAAGGCGGGCGGCCGGCTCTTTTACATCGGCACCGGGACGAGCGGACGGCTCGGCGTGCTTGATGCCTCCGAGATACCGCCGACCTATGGCGTTTCTTATGACCTTGTTCAGGGCATCATCGCCGGAGGCTGGGATGCTCTCTACAAAGCGAGCGAGGCAAGCGAGGACGACCGCGAGGCGGGCATCCGCGATATCGAAAAACGCGGCGTCACCGGAAAAGATGCGCTCGTCGGCATCGCCGCCTCGGGGCGGACGCCCTATACCATCGGTGCGGTCGAGCATGCACGGGCGATGGGCTGCTTCACCGCCTGCATCGTCTGCACGCCCGATTCGGCAATTGAAAAGGCCGCCGAGGTCGCAATAGTCCCGGTCGTCGGCCCCGAGGCGATCACCGGTTCGACCCGAATGAAGGCTGGCACGGCTCAAAAGATGGTGCTCAACATGATCTCGACCGCCGCGATGATCCGGCTCGGCTACGTCCGCGGGAACAGGATGACGAACGTCAAACCCTCGAACGAAAAACTCCGCGACCGCAGCCTGCGTATCCTTATGGCGGAAACCGGCCTCGACGAAGAGGCCGCCGCAAGCCTGATGGACTCAGCCGGCGGCGACCTCCGCGTGGCATTGGTGATGAAGAAAGCGTCGGTTGATCGAGAGGTTGCCGAAGGACTGCTTAAGCGGTCCGATTACGTGGTCGACAGGGCTTTAGGGCGCTTACCGGTAGTTCATGAGTAG
- a CDS encoding sodium/solute symporter (Members of the Solute:Sodium Symporter (SSS), TC 2.A.21 as described in tcdb.org, catalyze solute:Na+ symport. Known solutes for members of the family include sugars, amino acids, nucleosides, inositols, vitamins, urea or anions, depending on the system.), with amino-acid sequence MQTLDLIIIFGYLFGITAFGIWYAGKQETTEDYFVGDRNVPWWAISMSIVATETSTITFISVPGIAYARGGNFEFLQLVFGYLVGRVVISLVFIPLYFKGELQTVYQLLGDRFGGKVKMLASGLFVIMRNIADAIRLLLTAIVLAAVYTAFSPTTDPAYVIVGSILILGIVMIIFTFYGGIEAVIWIEVVQLVIYVGGAVAAAVVLINSIDGGISGAIELGRQYDKFALFDFNLDFAKTYTFWGGVLGGCFLTMSTHGTDQFLVQRYLCTNKPSAAIMALMTSGAVVLGQFIGFLFIGVLLFAFYAPYGMEGYATAAPTFPFTGGDKVFPNFITQHMPTGLSGLVVAAIFAAALSSSLNSIASTAVNDLYKPFAKDKSDKQLMRIAGILTVVVGIIQIAIAIGLKDANSSALSMALAVASLINGPILGVFLVGSFLKKAREVHALTGMIVSILVMTYVLLASNGFVPGPVIAWPWYALIGSSITVVVAFITTLFVNNGNDEVSN; translated from the coding sequence ATGCAGACACTCGACCTCATCATCATCTTCGGCTATCTGTTCGGCATCACCGCCTTCGGTATCTGGTATGCCGGAAAGCAGGAAACGACCGAGGACTACTTCGTCGGCGACCGCAACGTGCCGTGGTGGGCCATCTCGATGTCCATCGTCGCGACCGAAACGAGCACGATCACATTCATCTCGGTCCCGGGCATCGCCTACGCCCGCGGCGGAAATTTCGAGTTTTTGCAGCTCGTCTTCGGTTATCTGGTTGGCCGCGTGGTCATCTCGCTCGTCTTTATTCCGCTCTATTTCAAGGGCGAATTGCAGACGGTTTACCAACTGCTCGGCGATCGCTTCGGCGGCAAAGTAAAAATGCTCGCCTCCGGCCTGTTCGTCATAATGCGCAACATCGCCGACGCCATCCGGCTGCTGCTTACGGCTATCGTTCTCGCCGCGGTCTATACGGCATTTAGCCCGACGACCGATCCGGCCTACGTCATCGTTGGCTCGATTCTGATCCTTGGCATCGTGATGATCATTTTCACCTTCTACGGCGGCATCGAGGCGGTAATTTGGATCGAGGTGGTGCAGCTTGTGATTTACGTTGGCGGTGCGGTCGCCGCGGCCGTCGTTTTGATCAACAGCATCGATGGCGGCATCAGCGGAGCCATCGAGCTCGGGCGGCAATACGACAAATTTGCCCTCTTTGATTTCAATCTCGATTTCGCCAAGACCTACACATTCTGGGGCGGCGTTCTCGGCGGCTGTTTCCTTACGATGTCCACCCACGGAACCGACCAGTTTCTCGTCCAGCGATATCTCTGCACCAACAAACCGAGTGCCGCGATCATGGCCCTGATGACCTCAGGTGCAGTAGTCCTCGGCCAGTTCATCGGCTTCCTTTTCATCGGCGTTCTGCTCTTCGCGTTCTACGCTCCGTATGGAATGGAAGGCTACGCGACGGCAGCACCGACCTTCCCGTTCACCGGCGGCGACAAGGTCTTTCCGAACTTTATCACCCAGCATATGCCGACCGGGCTTTCCGGTTTGGTCGTCGCAGCCATCTTTGCCGCGGCTCTTTCGTCGTCGCTAAATTCGATCGCCTCGACCGCGGTCAACGACCTCTATAAACCCTTTGCGAAAGATAAATCAGATAAGCAGTTGATGCGGATCGCCGGTATTTTGACGGTCGTGGTCGGCATTATTCAGATCGCCATCGCCATCGGGCTCAAGGACGCAAATAGCTCTGCACTCAGCATGGCACTCGCCGTCGCCTCGCTTATCAACGGCCCGATACTCGGCGTGTTTCTTGTCGGTAGTTTCCTTAAAAAAGCCCGCGAGGTCCACGCATTGACCGGAATGATCGTAAGTATTTTGGTGATGACATACGTCCTGCTTGCATCAAATGGATTCGTCCCGGGACCGGTCATCGCGTGGCCGTGGTATGCCCTGATCGGCAGTTCGATCACAGTCGTAGTTGCGTTCATAACAACGCTATTCGTAAATAATGGTAATGATGAAGTTTCTAATTAG
- a CDS encoding glycoside hydrolase family 3 C-terminal domain-containing protein has protein sequence MMKFLISSFLVLNISLASLAFASPQVVTAQPSARFEPSKKSWDWADRTLKKMTTDQKVGQLIHVGINARFANQDSWFFKDLRRHVTENKIGGIIFFGAPIYETTHIANRMQEAAKIPMLMSLDAETGIGMRFQDATNFPWAMAVAATGEPEFARRMGAITGREARAIGIQHVYAPVLDVNNNADNPVINVRSFGEDPEDVARFGVAFAQGLQSERVIATAKHFPGHGDTNVDSHRGLPIIDLPKSRLDSVELVPFRRAVEGGIGSVMIAHIALPQIDGEEIRPLKEYQGGDAEPGTEIVTEKATIPATLSHKVQTEMLRNEMGFKGLIVSDAMSMSGLTLYFTQEEAGVRAFLAGTDILEKPENVDAMIRGLKAAVASGRIPMARLDDSVRRQLAWKHAVGLTEQKITPLDQIDRIVSGPETNRLTDEIAQRAITLVRQEAGAMPVNREKKIAVFGISNGFDGPATMGPFAGTLRSAGLRFGQAYLQENSLAEQAAAARKTVMEADTVIVGLYGRVRSGARNSVGIPENGAAILREALAAGKQVIGISFGNPYILSSFPEMKTYVVAYGDMASLQRAAARGLLGQQQFTGKLPISLPGLHPRGFNASLNLPKPIALPKPNFPPAALAVRARSDVLVNVLIDESGMVSEATAISGHPLLRQAAVNAAKGSKFQIDDETKTKQITIIYRFAEEGTTDSPCCEGFPYLVTIAAPDIRIAPGGVH, from the coding sequence ATGATGAAGTTTCTAATTAGTTCTTTTCTCGTCCTAAACATTTCGCTGGCCTCCCTCGCTTTTGCCTCGCCGCAGGTAGTGACGGCACAGCCTTCGGCACGATTCGAGCCCTCGAAAAAGTCCTGGGATTGGGCCGATAGGACGCTCAAGAAAATGACGACCGATCAGAAGGTCGGGCAGTTGATCCACGTCGGCATCAATGCCCGGTTTGCCAATCAGGACAGTTGGTTCTTCAAGGACCTGCGGCGGCACGTGACGGAAAACAAGATCGGCGGAATCATCTTTTTCGGGGCTCCGATCTATGAAACGACCCACATCGCCAACCGAATGCAGGAGGCGGCCAAGATACCGATGCTGATGTCGCTCGACGCCGAGACCGGCATCGGAATGCGGTTTCAGGACGCGACCAACTTCCCTTGGGCAATGGCCGTCGCCGCGACCGGCGAGCCCGAGTTTGCCCGTCGAATGGGCGCGATCACCGGCCGCGAGGCACGAGCCATCGGCATTCAGCACGTTTATGCACCCGTGCTCGACGTCAACAACAACGCCGATAATCCGGTCATCAACGTCCGCAGCTTTGGCGAGGACCCCGAGGACGTTGCACGCTTCGGCGTCGCCTTTGCCCAAGGGCTTCAGAGCGAGCGGGTCATCGCGACCGCCAAGCATTTTCCCGGCCATGGCGATACGAATGTCGATTCGCACCGCGGGCTTCCGATCATCGATCTCCCCAAGTCGCGGCTCGATTCCGTCGAGCTTGTTCCCTTCCGCCGAGCGGTCGAGGGCGGCATCGGCTCGGTGATGATCGCCCATATCGCGCTTCCGCAGATCGATGGCGAAGAGATCCGCCCGCTAAAGGAATACCAGGGCGGCGACGCCGAACCCGGCACCGAGATCGTCACCGAAAAGGCGACCATCCCCGCTACGCTTTCGCACAAAGTGCAGACCGAGATGCTGCGAAACGAGATGGGCTTCAAGGGCCTTATCGTCTCCGACGCGATGTCGATGAGCGGCCTGACGCTTTATTTCACACAGGAGGAAGCTGGCGTCCGCGCGTTCCTCGCCGGTACCGACATCCTCGAAAAACCAGAGAATGTTGACGCGATGATCCGCGGCCTGAAAGCCGCCGTCGCAAGCGGACGAATACCGATGGCACGGCTTGATGACTCGGTCCGCCGCCAGCTTGCCTGGAAGCACGCCGTCGGCCTGACCGAGCAAAAGATAACCCCGCTTGACCAGATCGACCGCATCGTCAGCGGTCCCGAAACGAACCGGCTGACCGATGAGATAGCACAACGTGCTATCACATTGGTGCGGCAGGAGGCGGGTGCAATGCCGGTCAATCGGGAAAAGAAGATCGCGGTCTTTGGCATCTCGAATGGTTTTGATGGCCCCGCGACCATGGGCCCGTTTGCCGGCACGCTCCGCTCGGCGGGCCTCCGGTTCGGACAGGCATATTTGCAGGAGAACTCGCTCGCCGAGCAGGCCGCCGCGGCCCGAAAGACCGTCATGGAAGCGGACACCGTGATCGTCGGGCTCTACGGCCGCGTTCGCTCGGGTGCGAGGAACAGCGTCGGCATTCCCGAGAACGGAGCCGCAATTCTCCGCGAGGCACTCGCGGCCGGAAAGCAGGTGATCGGGATCAGCTTCGGCAATCCGTACATTCTGTCGTCGTTCCCCGAGATGAAGACCTACGTCGTCGCGTACGGCGACATGGCAAGCCTCCAGCGTGCCGCCGCAAGAGGACTTCTCGGCCAGCAGCAGTTCACCGGAAAGCTGCCGATCAGCCTTCCGGGCTTACACCCACGCGGCTTTAATGCATCGCTCAACTTACCTAAACCGATTGCCCTTCCAAAACCCAATTTTCCGCCTGCGGCCTTAGCTGTTCGGGCGAGGAGTGACGTTTTGGTAAACGTTTTGATTGATGAAAGCGGCATGGTCAGCGAAGCTACCGCGATTTCAGGTCACCCGCTGTTGCGACAGGCAGCAGTGAATGCCGCTAAGGGTTCCAAGTTTCAAATCGATGATGAAACGAAAACGAAACAAATAACGATCATATATCGCTTTGCCGAAGAAGGTACGACTGACTCACCGTGCTGTGAAGGGTTTCCGTACTTGGTTACGATAGCTGCCCCGGACATCAGAATAGCTCCGGGAGGTGTCCATTAA
- a CDS encoding diaminopimelate decarboxylase, with protein sequence MASWRIDDFLTVRDGRLHIDGHDAVALAREYGTPLFLYSEPRIRHNIDRLKRVGEAVGCGFKLCYAAKAMSTLGVLRSVRDAGCDLEVNSGGELWKALKAGFRGDQLNFNGLSKEAWEIELAIENGVYAIQVDSLYELSLIEETATRLGKKANVSLRLVPGIESATHSGLQTAMLTSKFGMMPDEAFGAFARYKDSEHLNLSGIHLHVGSQNPSPEVYTQAFDEMFGALLRIYRETGIRLQHINLGGGFPVNYLRDGAQAGDFPAEQREMFAADFEPAEAMRAAWAAVLKKAEAENVVDLLEGITLLLEPGRSIIADAAICLTTVRNHKERPVHQSSPPYEGGVAAASADGVVLASDHRPLTTDHWLLTDAGFNILLSMETYKWYYHLVSAERAGEPHETPYKLAGPLCDGGDVYFDIEGEGRLPDHRLLPENVEPGEVLALLNCGAYSLAQASQYNGRFLPPVVMTKADRTAELIRRRDTFEDLIANDL encoded by the coding sequence ATGGCGTCGTGGCGAATTGACGATTTTCTTACCGTCCGCGATGGGCGGCTGCACATTGACGGCCACGACGCCGTCGCGCTTGCCCGCGAATACGGCACGCCGCTTTTCCTCTATAGCGAGCCGCGGATCCGCCACAACATCGACCGGCTCAAGCGGGTCGGCGAGGCTGTCGGCTGCGGATTCAAGCTTTGTTATGCAGCGAAGGCGATGTCCACGCTCGGCGTCCTTCGTTCGGTGCGCGATGCGGGTTGCGACCTTGAGGTCAATTCGGGCGGCGAGCTTTGGAAAGCTTTGAAAGCCGGTTTCCGCGGCGACCAGCTAAATTTCAACGGCCTGAGCAAAGAGGCATGGGAGATCGAACTCGCGATCGAGAACGGCGTTTATGCGATCCAGGTCGATTCGCTCTACGAGCTTTCGCTGATCGAAGAAACGGCCACGCGGCTCGGCAAAAAGGCGAACGTCAGCCTCCGGCTCGTCCCGGGCATCGAATCGGCGACCCACTCCGGCCTGCAGACCGCAATGCTCACCTCGAAATTCGGAATGATGCCGGACGAGGCTTTCGGGGCTTTCGCACGATATAAAGACTCGGAACACCTGAACCTAAGCGGCATTCACCTGCACGTCGGCTCGCAAAACCCTTCGCCCGAGGTTTACACACAGGCGTTTGACGAGATGTTTGGTGCCTTGCTCCGCATCTATCGCGAGACCGGGATCCGGTTGCAGCACATCAATCTCGGCGGCGGCTTCCCGGTAAATTATCTCCGCGACGGTGCGCAGGCCGGCGACTTCCCCGCCGAACAACGCGAGATGTTTGCCGCCGACTTTGAGCCCGCCGAGGCGATGCGAGCCGCCTGGGCCGCGGTCCTCAAGAAAGCCGAAGCCGAAAACGTCGTCGATCTGCTCGAAGGCATTACGCTTCTCCTCGAACCCGGCCGCTCCATCATCGCCGACGCCGCCATCTGCCTGACCACGGTCCGCAATCACAAGGAACGTCCCGTTCATCAAAGCTCCCCTCCTTACGAAGGAGGGGTGGCCGCCGCTTCGGCTGACGGGGTGGTTCTCGCATCTGACCACCGACCACTGACCACTGACCACTGGCTCCTAACCGACGCCGGCTTCAACATCCTGCTTTCGATGGAGACCTACAAATGGTACTACCATCTGGTCTCAGCCGAGCGTGCCGGCGAGCCGCACGAAACGCCCTACAAACTTGCCGGCCCGCTATGCGACGGCGGCGATGTCTATTTTGATATCGAGGGAGAAGGAAGGCTGCCTGACCACCGGCTCTTGCCCGAAAACGTCGAACCCGGCGAGGTGCTCGCCCTGCTCAATTGCGGTGCCTATTCGCTCGCCCAGGCCTCGCAATACAACGGCCGCTTCCTTCCGCCCGTCGTCATGACAAAGGCCGACCGCACCGCCGAACTCATCCGCCGCCGCGACACCTTCGAAGACCTCATCGCCAACGACCTTTGA